In one Leishmania braziliensis MHOM/BR/75/M2904 complete genome, chromosome 32 genomic region, the following are encoded:
- a CDS encoding putative outer dynein arm docking complex — MSVVAATKKGAVADTLRRSQVAENIFSAQDQTMRQQEQIAHMTEENDQIKKEINSMSGAHYDYVKADKLASLQSDVDGLERRYQFEKMRKNDLTKRYQLARIDLLHSRRMKGGINVEKEQAAAVQRQVDILESRLDQTLGQFNDALSYNKELRDRIDVIREERRVFLRVHKRMEDDLKAKKRLMAEHIEKSNRDMDDRDAQLREVERLRVALVEQRQAYTKQLHDLDTAMMDIKAMREEQTEMQLELEAREYEFEERMSDANVARAQEEADTSRRAMGASASSNGEEPTSTTCGEGHDGVQNVISVEKEAMSITSILAQIKDALQSDDIDGVRANYLHTGDLNFSMYKYVNELSAKKEALKDSIRDLQRLLSEEDDSERQHRALIKRLEEELAGTESKLDEMNYATLQLSDAVQRTAATAEDVYAHIGCPKMADGAVESEERCTEANMKQFLGRVEERATHILIAFQRHHQLSTYSRVSASSSLRAIREPQLSKEAVQTLEEGEVALTANTTDSSHGEALQMAEGWEAEEVVPIMPVAPQTAHSAVSARSLVCMMELPSASLAGGTTDRDNNLYADQDDDHIVSHEDIRKQMEARLTTMREREERNQRKKKDAVQKAR, encoded by the coding sequence ATGTCAGTGGTAGCCGCCACTAAGAAGGGCGCAGTGGCCGACACCCTGCGCCGCTCGCAGGTAGCGGAGAACATCTTCAGTGCACAGGACCAGACTATGCGTCAGCAAGAACAGATCGCACATATGACCGAAGAGAACGATCAAATCAAGAAAGAAATCAATTCTATGTCTGGTGCACATTATGACTACGTCAAGGCCGATAAGCTGGCGTCATTGCAGAGCGACGTTGACGGGCTGGAGCGCCGCTACCAGTTTGAGAAGATGCGCAAGAACGATCTGACAAAGCGATATCAGCTGGCTCGCATCGACCTTCTTCACAGTCGCAGGATGAAGGGTGGCATCAATGTAGAAAAGGaacaggcagcggcggtgcagcgccagGTCGACATTCTGGAGAGCCGGCTGGATCAAACGTTAGGTCAGTTCAACGATGCTCTGTCGTACAACAAGGAGCTGCGTGACCGCATCGACGTCATCCGAGAGGAGCGTCGCGTGTTCCTGCGCGTGCACAAGCGCATGGAGGACGATTTAAAGGCGAAGAAACGCCTCATGGCCGAGCATATCGAAAAGTCGAACAGGGATATGGACGATCgtgacgcgcagctgcgcgaggtggagcggctgcgcgtCGCGCTGGTCGAGCAGCGCCAGGCCTACACCAAGCAACTGCACGACCTGGACACAGCTATGATGGACATCAAGGCCATGCGCGAGGAGCAGACGGAGATGcagctggagctggaggcgcgtGAGTACGAGTTCGAGGAGCGCATGAGTGACGCCAACGTCGCCCGCGCTCAGGAAGAGGCGGACACTTCCCGGCGAGCAATGGGTGCATCAGCCTCCAGCAATGGCGAAGAGCCTACCTCCACGACCTGTGGGGAAGGCCACGACGGCGTACAGAATGTGATATCTgtggagaaagaggcgaTGTCCATCACCAGCATTCTTGCTCAGATCAAGGACGCCCTGCAGTCGGACGATATCGACGGGGTGCGCGCCAATTACTTGCACACTGGGGACCTGAACTTCTCCATGTACAAGTACGTCAACGAGCTGTCCGCCAAGAAGGAGGCTCTGAAGGACAGCATCCGTGACCTTCAGCGTCTTCTgagcgaggaagacgacagcgagCGTCAGCACCGCGCTCTCATCAAGCGtctcgaggaggagctggcagGCACGGAGTCCAAGCTGGACGAGATGAACTACGCGACTCTACAGCTGAGCGACGCCGTGCAGCGTACCGCAGCCACGGCCGAGGATGTCTATGCGCATATCGGGTGCCCGAAGATGGCCGATGGCGCTgtggagagtgaggagaggtGCACGGAGGCCAACATGAAGCAGTTCCTCGGCAGAGTTGAGGAGCGTGCCACGCACATCTTGATTGCCttccagcgccaccaccaatTGTCCACGTACTCGCGCGtctcggcgtcgtcgtctctgcGCGCCATTCGCGAACCTCAGTTGTCGAAGGAGGCCGTGCAGACcttggaggagggggaggtcgCTTTGACTGCCAACACAACTGACTCCTCACACGGCGAAGCGCTGCAGATGGCAGAGGGctgggaggcggaggaggtggtgccaATAATGCCGGTTGCTCCTCAGACAGCCCATAGCGCCGTGTCAGCACGCAGTCTTGTGTGCATGATGGAGCTGCCCAGTGCCAGCCTGGCTGGCGGGACGACGGATCGCGACAACAACCTGTACGCTGACCAGGATGACGATCACATCGTCTCGCACGAGGACATCCGCAAGCAGATGGAGGCCCGCCTGACTACGATGCGCGAACGTGAGGAGCGCAACCagcgaaagaagaaggaTGCGGTTCAGAAGGCCAGGTAG